The DNA segment ATTCTAATCGAGCGAATAACAATTCCTTCAACACTAAAAGTGTCGCAATCTCGTATCGGCACGGCATGGTATTGCGGATTAGCAGACAGTAACATCCTGCGTTTTTTATCAAAAATTTTGCAGATAAACTCGCCATTGAGCTGGGCAACGATAACGGCTCCCTGTAATGCGTTAACTTGTCGGTCAATAATTAATACATCTCCATCATATATCCCTTCATCTTGCATGGAGTTCCCTTGGGCGACACCAAACCAGGTTGCGCAAGGGTGTAATACCAATAGATCATCCAGGTTTGTCCTAAGCTCAGAATAGTCTGAAGCAATATTAATAAAATCATTGAGATAGAAATGCTGCCTCAAGGTTCGGATCACGACCCCTTCAACGCAAAAATCATCGTAATCGTGTATCACTATGGCTTGGCAGTTTTCATGGGAAGAGAGCAGCATTCTCTGTTTTTCATCATAGATTTTGCAGATGAACTCGCCATTGAGTTGGCCATAAATCACACACCCTGTGTGAGGTTTAACATGGCGATCGATGACCAGCAGATCGCCATCGAATATGCCGACACCTTTCATCGAATCGCCTTGAGCGATGCAAAGCCGTGTTGCACTGGGGTGCAATACGAGTAAATCATCAAGACACAATCCAAGCTGAGTATATTCTGCTGCTGGGCTTTCAAAGCCGCTAATTCCCGCGTGAGCGGGCCAAGGAATAATAGGGTAAACACGCATAGCAATATAATTACTGTATATAAATACAGTAATTATAGCGAGCATTGTTCTATTCGCAAATGGGACTGAGTGTTAAATTGGCTTGCTAGTCAGTCAGCACAGATTAACCACCTAATTAAGTTAGTGTTTTACTTAGTATCAGTCAGTGGCGTGTTTTGAAAAATGCAGCAGCCGATTATTGGCGGGCATGGCGGTATCAGCAATCAGTGTGAAGGCTTGCGCTTGGGCGAGCTG comes from the Shewanella mangrovisoli genome and includes:
- a CDS encoding LexA family protein, which gives rise to MIRTLRQHFYLNDFINIASDYSELRTNLDDLLVLHPCATWFGVAQGNSMQDEGIYDGDVLIIDRQVNALQGAVIVAQLNGEFICKIFDKKRRMLLSANPQYHAVPIRDCDTFSVEGIVIRSIRMHFKSSLQGLWSCTP